A window from Drosophila nasuta strain 15112-1781.00 chromosome 3, ASM2355853v1, whole genome shotgun sequence encodes these proteins:
- the LOC132789517 gene encoding general transcription factor IIE subunit 2: protein MDPALLREREAFKKRAMATPTVEKKTRTERAPPPPSRDDSQKKMRPPTAPKLDASTYKTMSGSSQYRFGVLAKIVKFMRTRHQDGDDHPLSIEEILDETNQLDIGQSVKNWLAGEALSNNPKIDVTPDGQKFSFKPVYKIKDGKTLMRLLKQHDLKGLGGILLEDVQESLPHCEKVLKNRAAEILFIVRPIDKKKILFYNDRTANFAVDDEFQKLWRSATVDAMDDAKIDEYLEKQGIRSMQDHGLKKPVPKRKKAANKKRQFKKPRDNEHLADVLETYEDNTLTQKGANPT from the exons atggaTCCCGCACTGCTTCGGGAACGCGAGGCGTTCAAAAAACGGGCGATGGCTACGCCAAC CGTTGAGAAGAAAACCAGAACGGAAAGAGCGCCGCCACCGCCGAGCAGAGATGATTCCCAAAAGAAAATGCGCCCTCCAACGGCACCCAAGCTTGATGCTTCTAC ATACAAAACCATGTCTGGAAGTTCCCAATATCGTTTTGGAGTCTTGGCCAAAATAGTGAAATTTATGCGCACCCGCCATCAGGATGGCGATGATCATCCATTGAGTATTGAAGAGATCCTTGATGAAACCAACCAGCTAGATATAGGCCAATCGGTGAAGAAT TGGTTGGCTGGTGAAGCGCTTAGCAATAATCCCAAAATAGATGTTACTCCGGATGGACAAAAGTTCAGCTTCAAGCCCGTTTACAAAATCAAAGACGGCAAGACTCTGATGCGATTGCTGAAGCAGCACGACTTAAAGGGACTTGGCGGCATTTTACTAGAGGATGTGCAAGAATCGCTGCCACATTGTGAAAAGGTTTTGAAAAATCGCGCTGCCGAAATATTGTTCATTGTGCGACCCATTGACAAAAAGAAGATACTCTTCTACAATGACAGAACCGCGAATTTTGCC GTGGACGACGAGTTTCAGAAGCTTTGGCGTTCCGCAACAGTCGATGCAATGGACGATGCCAAAATTGATGAATACCTCGAGAAACAAG gTATTCGTTCGATGCAAGACCATGGCCTTAAGAAACCCGTGCCGAAGCGTAAGAAGGCGGCGAACAAAAAGCGACAGTTCAAGAAGCCGAGAGATAACGAGCATTTGGCTGACGTGCTAGAGACTTATGAGGATAACACCTTAACGCAGAAGGGCGCAAATCCCACATAG
- the LOC132791347 gene encoding RNA-binding protein 45 isoform X2 yields the protein MSDYRSQSRGGGRGGQDYSNDDDPPMSRLFIICNKAHTEEDFREAFSKYGEIEDIWVVKDKHTQENKGIAYVKFSKTSDAAKAQEEMNGKTIGKTDRTLKVLVAANRNQGSNKSENEQEKYVRLFIVIPKTATEDDIRDEFVQWGEVENVTIVREKNNGSPKGFGYVRFTKFYYAAVAFENCSAKYKAVFAEPKGSSRTQRDQYGRLADDSPIYGSGRGGGGSGGGGGSNYNGGGNGGGSGGGGSYNNDWNASVNSDMSAFLRMQNVPVPQPTCLEVTVSNCVNQDQLWRLFDIIPGLDYCQIMREHGPRTNEAVVVYDNPEAAIYAKDKLHGLEYPMGERIIVKVNGMSSARMDTSFIDSELKKDAICNVPLPPTQPLASPDSQVAQRLFIVLSANLPHSILKNIFSCWKGLIDVYLLPNKNCGYVKYSERESAQKAITVLNGAEICGTKIKVMEAEERSGSDGDDSGRKRLRRN from the exons atgtCGGATTATCGCTCACAATCACGCGGCGGCGGACGTGGTGGCCAGGATTATTCGAATGATGATGATCCGCCGATGTCGCggctatttataatttgcaacaAAGCGCATACCGAAGAAGATTTTCGCGAAGCGTTCTCAAAGTACGGGGAGATAGAAGATATTTGGGTGGTTAAGGATAAACACACACAGGAGAACAAAGGCATTGCATATGTTAAGTTTTCGAAGACTTCCGATGCCGCTAAGGCGCAGGAAGAGATGAATGGCAAAACGATTGGAAAAACAGATAGAACTCTCAAGGTGCTGGTTGCCGCAAA TCGTAATCAAGGTTCAAATAAATCTGAAAACGAGCAGGAAAAGTATGTGCGACTGTTTATTGTCATACCAAAAACAGCGACCGAAGATGACATACGTGATGAGTTTGTGCAATGGGGTGAGGTGGAGAATGTGACCATTGTGCGGGAGAAGAATAATGGCAGTCCAAAGGGTTTTGGATACGTGCGTTTTACCAA ATTCTATTATGCCGCAGTagcatttgaaaattgttctGCTAAATACAAGGCAGTCTTTGCCGAGCCAAAGGGTTCTTCGCGCACACAACGTGACCAATACGGGCGTCTGGCTGATGATAGTCCCATATATGGTTCGGGCCGTGGCGGAGGAGGTAGCGGTGGTGGAGGCGGCTCCAATTACAATGGCGGTGGTAATGGAGGCGGTAGCGGCGGAGGTGGTAGTTACAACAACGATTGGAATGCATCGGTCAACAGTGATATGTCGGCATTCTTACGCATGCAAAACGTCCCCGTCCCACAGCCCACATGCCTCGAGGTGACGGTCAGCAATTGTGTTAACCAGGATCAGTTATGGCGACTCTTTGATATTATACCCGGTCTCGATTATTGTCAAATCATGCGCGAAC ATGGACCGCGGACAAATGAAGCCGTTGTTGTCTACGATAATCCAGAAGCGGCGATTTATGCCAA AGACAAACTGCATGGCCTGGAATATCCGATGGGTGAACGCATAATTGTCAAAGTAAATGGCATGAGTTCAGCTCGCATGGACACCTCGTTTATAGACAGT GAACTAAAAAAGGACGCTATTTGCAATGTACCTTTGCCACCAACACAACCACTTGCATCTCCCGATTCTCAAGTTGCTCAAAGGCTTTTTATTGTGCTCTCAGCT AATCTGCCGCACTCAATATTGAAGAATATATTCTCCTGCTGGAAAGGACTTATTGATGTCTATCTGCTGCCGAATAAAAATTGCGGATACGTCAAATATTCGGAACGGGAAAGTGCCCAAAAGGCAATAACTGTATTGAATGGTGCAGAAATCTGTGGCACTAAAATAAAGGTTATGGAAGCGGAGGAACGAAGTGGCTCCGATGGTGACGATAGTGGCAGGAAGCGATTACGACGAAATTAA
- the LOC132791347 gene encoding RNA-binding protein 45 isoform X1 produces the protein MSDYRSQSRGGGRGGQDYSNDDDPPMSRLFIICNKAHTEEDFREAFSKYGEIEDIWVVKDKHTQENKGIAYVKFSKTSDAAKAQEEMNGKTIGKTDRTLKVLVAANRNQGSNKSENEQEKYVRLFIVIPKTATEDDIRDEFVQWGEVENVTIVREKNNGSPKGFGYVRFTKFYYAAVAFENCSAKYKAVFAEPKGSSRTQRDQYGRLADDSPIYGSGRGGGGSGGGGGSNYNGGGNGGGSGGGGSYNNDWNASVNSDMSAFLRMQNVPVPQPTCLEVTVSNCVNQDQLWRLFDIIPGLDYCQIMREHGPRTNEAVVVYDNPEAAIYAKDKLHGLEYPMGERIIVKVNGMSSARMDTSFIDKRTKKGRYLQCTFATNTTTCISRFSSCSKAFYCALS, from the exons atgtCGGATTATCGCTCACAATCACGCGGCGGCGGACGTGGTGGCCAGGATTATTCGAATGATGATGATCCGCCGATGTCGCggctatttataatttgcaacaAAGCGCATACCGAAGAAGATTTTCGCGAAGCGTTCTCAAAGTACGGGGAGATAGAAGATATTTGGGTGGTTAAGGATAAACACACACAGGAGAACAAAGGCATTGCATATGTTAAGTTTTCGAAGACTTCCGATGCCGCTAAGGCGCAGGAAGAGATGAATGGCAAAACGATTGGAAAAACAGATAGAACTCTCAAGGTGCTGGTTGCCGCAAA TCGTAATCAAGGTTCAAATAAATCTGAAAACGAGCAGGAAAAGTATGTGCGACTGTTTATTGTCATACCAAAAACAGCGACCGAAGATGACATACGTGATGAGTTTGTGCAATGGGGTGAGGTGGAGAATGTGACCATTGTGCGGGAGAAGAATAATGGCAGTCCAAAGGGTTTTGGATACGTGCGTTTTACCAA ATTCTATTATGCCGCAGTagcatttgaaaattgttctGCTAAATACAAGGCAGTCTTTGCCGAGCCAAAGGGTTCTTCGCGCACACAACGTGACCAATACGGGCGTCTGGCTGATGATAGTCCCATATATGGTTCGGGCCGTGGCGGAGGAGGTAGCGGTGGTGGAGGCGGCTCCAATTACAATGGCGGTGGTAATGGAGGCGGTAGCGGCGGAGGTGGTAGTTACAACAACGATTGGAATGCATCGGTCAACAGTGATATGTCGGCATTCTTACGCATGCAAAACGTCCCCGTCCCACAGCCCACATGCCTCGAGGTGACGGTCAGCAATTGTGTTAACCAGGATCAGTTATGGCGACTCTTTGATATTATACCCGGTCTCGATTATTGTCAAATCATGCGCGAAC ATGGACCGCGGACAAATGAAGCCGTTGTTGTCTACGATAATCCAGAAGCGGCGATTTATGCCAA AGACAAACTGCATGGCCTGGAATATCCGATGGGTGAACGCATAATTGTCAAAGTAAATGGCATGAGTTCAGCTCGCATGGACACCTCGTTTATAGACA AACGAACTAAAAAAGGACGCTATTTGCAATGTACCTTTGCCACCAACACAACCACTTGCATCTCCCGATTCTCAAGTTGCTCAAAGGCTTTTTATTGTGCTCTCAGCT AA
- the LOC132790694 gene encoding protein twisted gastrulation has protein sequence MPDLACFSYNRFFQMSTFQRVAIIFITMSYYHNVLGDMKKMSKKSHVEDFEGVTVLFEALTTSPNDDNWQVFSFPNNVKHADNIPRNCTVVYLKECTSWNKCRQTCYKTGATSYRWFHDGCCECVGGYCASYGINESRCSQCPEPGCDDDSDEDEHE, from the coding sequence ATGCCTGATCTAGCCTGCTTTAGTTACAATAGGTTCTTCCAAATGTCAACATTTCAAAGAGTCGCAATTATTTTCATAACAATGTCATATTACCACAACGTCCTTGGCGATATGAAGAAAATGTCGAAGAAGTCGCATGTTGAGGACTTTGAAGGCGTTACTGTATTATTTGAGGCTCTTACAACATCGCCAAACGACGACAACTGGCAAGTGTTTTCCTTTCCAAACAATGTCAAACACGCTGATAATATACCTCGGAATTGTACAGTCGTATATCTCAAGGAATGTACGTCCTGGAATAAATGCAGGCAAACTTGTTACAAGACGGGAGCAACGAGCTACAGGTGGTTTCATGACGGCTGTTGTGAATGTGTTGGTGGTTACTGTGCAAGCTATGGAATAAATGAGAGTCGATGCAGTCAATGCCCCGAACCAGGATGTGATGACGATTCAGACGAAGACGAACATGAATAA
- the LOC132790570 gene encoding ribosome biogenesis protein BRX1 homolog produces MGRKFQKKGKKVEQLEIVPLDENPPLPSQRPSDEVIPKKEKWINKQRVLVFAARGISHRDRHLMRDIKTLMPHHRAESKMERAKTLSVINEMSEMKHCNKAMLFEGRRKRDLYMWVANTAGATGPSAKFLIENIHTMAELKLTGNCLKGSRPFLSFDAKFDELPHLKLLKELLVQTFSVPNHHPKSQPFIDHVYTFTYLDNRIWFRNFQILSEDGGLSEVGPRYVMNPVKIFDGSFTGKTIWENPDYVSPSKQRQLLKKAAKDKYVNRVEQKVQHEATRPMNAYEGLDNEEIFDDEDPIETAKLLALKAKKKAQQTKTPKAALTQKIKDKQMKAVQKVIEQRKAKVKREKKV; encoded by the exons atgggCCGTAAATTCCAAAAGAAAGGAAAGAAGGTCGAGCAGTTGGAGATTGTGCCGCTGGATGAAAATCCACCACTTCCATCACAACGACCATCTGATGAAGTGATTCCAAAAA AGGAGAAATGGATCAACAAGCAGCGTGTATTGGTGTTTGCCGCACGTGGTATCAGCCACCGAGACAGACATTTAATGCGTGATATCAAAACATTGATGCCGCATCATCGTGCCGAATCCAAAATGGAGCGTGCCAAAACGTTGTCGGTCATCAATGAAATGTCTGAGATGAAGCACTGCAACAAGGCCATGTTGTTTGAGGGACGCCGTAAAAGAGATTTGTACATGTGGGTGGCGAATACTGCGGGTGCTACCGGACCATCGGCAAAATTTCTCATTGAGAATATTCACACAATGGCTGAGCTGAAATTGACCGGCAATTGCTTGAAGGGTTCGCGTCCGTTCCTATCGTTTGATGCTAAGTTTGACGAGTTGCCACATCTGAAACTGCTCAAAGAGTTGTTGGTGCAGACATTTTCGGTGCCTAACCATCATCCCAAGAGCCAGCCGTTTATTGATCATGTGTACACATTCACCTACCTGGATAATCGTATCTGGTTCCGTAATTTCCAAATCCTTTCCGAAGATGGTGGTCTCTCCGAGGTGGGACCCCGCTATGTCATGAATCCTGTAAAGATTTTTGATGGCTCATTTACGGGCAAAACCATTTGGGAGAATCCCGACTACGTGAGTCCATCGAAGCAGCGACAATTGTTGAAGAAGGCTGCCAAGGACAAATATGTTAATCGTGTTGAGCAAAAGGTGCAACACGAAGCAACGCGTCCCATGAATGCTTATGAGGGTCTGGACAATGAAGAGATCTTCGACGACGAGGACCCCATTGAGACAGCCAAACTGTTAGCACTGAAGGCCAAAAAGAAGGCACAGCAAACTAAAACACCGAAGGCGGCATTGACACAAAAGATTAAGGACAAACAGATGAAGGCCGTGCAGAAGGTGATTGAGCAAAGGAAGGCCAAGGTGAAACGTGAGAAAaaggtttaa